The DNA sequence TTCCGGGAGAACCGCGAGGTTCTGCGCCGGGAGCTGGCGCGGCTGGAACGCCTCAGGGCGGAGAACCGGCCGCCGGGCATCGACCCCGCCGTCATGGACCGCCTTCTGCTCATCCGCCGCCGGTTTCAGCCCATGGTCAAGCGGCTGCGCGATTTCCTGGGCGCGCATCCTTCCGTGACGGAGAGCTTTCGCCTGGACCTGGCGATCGTCCTTCTGATGAGTTCCCAGGAAGGGCGGGCCGCCGCCGAACGCTGGAGCGCCGATCCTGCGGCTCAGGCGGAAGACGTCCTGCGGCACATGGCCGACCTCGAGCGCCGGGCGGACGCCTACTGCCGGGCGCTCGTCTCGGAGCGCCGGGATGCCCCGGCGCCGGAGCCGGGAGCGCCCGACGTCCGGCCGGGGGACATCGATTCGACCATCCGCGTGCATCCCGATTTCCTCGAAGATCTCCGCCGGGTCAACCGCGCCCGGGCGCTCCTCGAAGGCATCCGTCCCCCGGCCGAGCTCTGGGAGCTCGTGCTTCTCATCCTCGTTCTCCGGGAAGAGACGCGCAGCGGGATCGAAGAACTGGAACGCCTCAAGAAGGAGGGCCGCCCCGGCGAATTCGCGGGCGCCGCCTACGCGTTCCGCGAGAAGATCGGCCGCATGCGGGAGCGCTACGGGGAACTGGTGGGCGCCCTGCGGCGGCACCTCATCGGCCTGCTCGGGGCCTGGGAAGGCGACACGGAGGAACTCGTCCTGGCCATCATGGTGGCCACGGTCCAGGGCCGTCACCGCGTCCGGCAATGGCTCCAGAAGCCCGCCGAGTCCCGCGACGAGCTTCTCCACTGGGTTCGCGTCCTCCGGGACCGCGCCCGCAAGTACCAGGACTCCCTGCGCGGCCGGGAGCCGTCCGAGCAGCCCCTTCCGCGCCCTTCATAATCCTCCCCCCGTCCCGGCTTCCCCGGGGTACCCTTCTGCCGGAGGCGGGCGATTTCCGTAATGGACCCGCCCCGCCGCGCTTATAGGGGATGACATGGAACGCCTCGAGGAGGTGGTCCGGCGCGTCCGGGCCGGCGATCGGGAAGCTTACTCGGAGATCGTTCGCGCCTACCAGGACATGCTCCTCGCGTACGCCGCGTTCCGCGTGCCCGATCCGGCTCTCGTGGACGAGGTCGTTCAGCAGACCTTCATCCGCGCCTACGAGCAGCTCGACGAGTACCGCCCCGGCAAGGACTTCGGCGTCTGGCTGCGCGCCATCTGCCGCTTCATGATCCTGGCCGAGCTCAAACGCGCCTGCCGCGAGCGGGAGAACCGCCGCGAGTATCGCGAACGCCTCAAGCTCCGGCTTCTGGAAGAAGCGCTCGGGCGTGCGGAGGGCGGCGCCGAAGGGGATCTGCGGGAGCGCCTCGAACGGTGCCTCGACCGGCTTCAGGAGACGTCCCGCGCCCTCCTGCGGTACCGCTACGAGCAGCTCCTCAAGATCGAGGAGATCGCCCGCCGCCTGGACCAGTCCGCCGCGTGGGTGGCCACGACGCTTTTCCGCATCCGCGAGGCCCTGCGCGAGTGCCTCGAACAGGGGACGGCATGAACGAGGAACGCTTTCGAATTCTGGCCGAGAAATACTGGGAGGGGAGTCTCTCCGAGGAGGAAGCGCGGGAGCTCCTCGAGGCGCCCGAGGCGTGGCGGAGTCGGCTTCTGGCGGAAGCGGCGCTGGCGGGACTTCTCGAGCGGACGCACCGCCCGGGGGGGACGGACCTGGCGGAGCGGGTGGGGGCGGCGCTTCGGGCGGGAAGCCAGAAGGAGGCCATGGTCGGCCGGGTCCTGGAGCGCCTCCCGGCGCGGGGCCGGCAGCGGAGGCTCCTCGGGCTGGGCGGACTGGCGGCGGCGGCTCTTCTGGCGCTGGGCGCCGGACTCTTCCGGA is a window from the Planctomycetota bacterium genome containing:
- a CDS encoding sigma-70 family RNA polymerase sigma factor, yielding MERLEEVVRRVRAGDREAYSEIVRAYQDMLLAYAAFRVPDPALVDEVVQQTFIRAYEQLDEYRPGKDFGVWLRAICRFMILAELKRACRERENRREYRERLKLRLLEEALGRAEGGAEGDLRERLERCLDRLQETSRALLRYRYEQLLKIEEIARRLDQSAAWVATTLFRIREALRECLEQGTA